The Sagittula sp. P11 genome window below encodes:
- a CDS encoding M24 family metallopeptidase, giving the protein MPHQFAKSLPFSQSEYDRRLAKTRAAMARHDLDVMLLTDPSNMAWITGYDGWSFYVHQGVLVFADPTTDPMWWGRRQDGAGALRTVWMDDERVTSYDETYIQSTEKHPMQELAARLHDLGYATARIGVELENYYFSAKAWLTLRAAMPDAHFEDATALVNWQRAVKSDEELTYMRAAARISEKIIDGLLERVEPGVPKNEIVAEIYRDAVTGTEGQWGDYPAIVPLLPSGADAAASHLTWNGKPFATGEATFFEISGCVRRYHAPFCRTIFLGEPPDYILHAEAALVEGIEAGLEAARAGNRACDIANALNASLIKAGITRGARSGYPIGLSYPPDWGERTISIRPEDETVLEAGMTFHFMPGLWMENWGLEITESIVIREGQAAECLCDRPRKLFVK; this is encoded by the coding sequence GTGCCGCACCAGTTCGCCAAATCCCTGCCATTCTCGCAGTCGGAATACGACCGCCGGCTGGCCAAGACCCGCGCCGCCATGGCGCGGCACGATCTGGACGTGATGCTGCTCACCGATCCGTCGAACATGGCCTGGATCACCGGCTACGACGGCTGGTCCTTCTACGTGCACCAGGGGGTTCTGGTCTTTGCCGACCCGACCACGGACCCGATGTGGTGGGGCCGCCGGCAAGATGGCGCGGGCGCCCTGCGCACCGTCTGGATGGATGACGAACGCGTCACCAGTTACGACGAGACCTACATCCAGTCGACCGAAAAGCACCCGATGCAGGAGCTGGCCGCCCGCCTGCACGACCTCGGCTATGCCACCGCGCGCATCGGCGTGGAACTGGAGAACTACTATTTCTCCGCCAAGGCCTGGCTGACCCTGCGCGCCGCCATGCCCGACGCGCATTTCGAGGACGCGACGGCGCTGGTGAACTGGCAGCGCGCGGTCAAGTCGGACGAGGAACTGACCTACATGCGCGCCGCTGCCCGGATCTCCGAGAAGATCATCGACGGGCTGCTGGAGCGGGTCGAGCCCGGCGTGCCGAAGAACGAGATCGTGGCGGAGATCTACCGCGACGCGGTCACCGGGACGGAAGGCCAGTGGGGCGACTATCCCGCCATCGTGCCTCTCCTGCCCTCGGGCGCCGATGCGGCCGCCTCTCACCTGACGTGGAACGGCAAACCCTTCGCCACCGGCGAGGCGACCTTTTTCGAGATCTCGGGCTGCGTTCGCCGCTACCACGCGCCGTTCTGCCGGACGATCTTCCTGGGCGAGCCGCCCGACTACATCCTGCACGCCGAGGCCGCGCTGGTCGAAGGCATCGAGGCCGGGCTGGAGGCCGCCCGCGCCGGCAACCGCGCCTGCGACATCGCCAACGCGCTGAACGCCTCGCTGATCAAGGCCGGCATCACGCGGGGCGCACGGTCGGGCTATCCCATCGGCCTGAGCTATCCGCCGGACTGGGGCGAGCGTACCATCTCGATCCGGCCCGAGGACGAGACCGTGCTGGAAGCGGGCATGACCTTCCACTTCATGCCGGGCCTCTGGATGGAGAACTGGGGGCTGGAGATCACGGAATCGATCGTCATCCGCGAGGGTCAGGCAGCCGAGTGCCTGTGCGACCGGCCCCGGAAGCTGTTCGTGAAGTGA
- a CDS encoding L,D-transpeptidase, which yields MRAVSSSDMVLTRQGLRFAGHVWPCTIGRGGVRTDKREGDGATPAGVHDIVGLLYRPDRIARPVPWAVPIRPGDLWSDDSRHEDYNLMVRAPYPWSHERLRRADRLYDLVILTDWNWPRAERGRGSAIFLHRWRRPGFPTEGCVAFRPDHLLRIASRIQIGTRLIVPASLA from the coding sequence ATGCGCGCAGTGTCCTCCAGCGACATGGTGCTGACCCGGCAAGGGCTCCGGTTCGCCGGTCATGTCTGGCCGTGCACCATCGGGCGCGGGGGTGTGCGCACGGACAAGCGTGAAGGCGACGGCGCCACGCCCGCGGGCGTTCATGATATCGTGGGGCTTCTGTACAGACCCGACCGCATCGCCCGGCCCGTCCCCTGGGCGGTGCCCATCCGGCCCGGCGACCTCTGGTCAGACGATTCCCGCCACGAGGATTACAACCTCATGGTCCGTGCCCCCTATCCATGGAGCCACGAACGCCTGCGCCGCGCCGACCGCCTCTACGACCTCGTGATCCTGACGGACTGGAACTGGCCCCGGGCCGAGAGGGGGCGCGGCTCCGCCATCTTCCTGCACCGCTGGCGCCGCCCGGGCTTCCCGACAGAGGGCTGCGTGGCTTTCCGGCCCGATCACCTCCTGCGGATCGCCAGCCGGATCCAGATCGGCACACGGCTCATCGTGCCAGCATCACTCGCCTGA
- a CDS encoding LLM class flavin-dependent oxidoreductase — translation MRYSLLDLAPVPEGSSTADALRNTGDLARQAEALGYHRYWLAEHHNMPGIASAATAVLIGHVAGLTERMRVGAGGIMLPNHAPLAVAEAFGTLATLYPGRIDLGLGRAPGGDHAVMQALGVHPERAENFPNEVAEMRALFGPPVEDRSVRAHPGEGTEVPLWVLGSSLYGAQVAAALGLPYAFASHFAPAALEKAFEVYRRYFRPSETLEKPYAMLAVNVFAADTEGEARRLRTTMQQAFYRLRTGKPGKLPAPVDDLSQVVPQGAMPALDEALRISAVGDPAQVEAQLRTLIAEHRPDEVIFTGQIHDHAARVKSFAIAADAMQRISRAEAA, via the coding sequence ATGCGTTATTCCCTGCTCGACCTCGCCCCGGTGCCTGAAGGCAGCTCCACCGCCGATGCCCTGCGCAACACCGGCGACCTCGCCCGCCAGGCCGAGGCGTTGGGGTATCACCGCTACTGGCTGGCCGAACACCACAACATGCCCGGCATCGCGTCTGCGGCGACGGCTGTCCTGATCGGCCATGTCGCCGGGCTGACAGAGCGGATGCGCGTCGGTGCGGGCGGGATCATGCTGCCGAACCACGCGCCGCTCGCCGTGGCCGAAGCCTTCGGCACGCTGGCCACGCTCTATCCCGGACGGATCGACCTGGGGCTCGGCCGTGCCCCGGGCGGCGATCACGCGGTGATGCAGGCCCTGGGCGTCCATCCCGAGCGGGCAGAGAACTTCCCCAACGAGGTCGCGGAGATGCGCGCACTCTTCGGTCCGCCCGTCGAGGATCGCTCGGTGCGCGCTCACCCCGGCGAAGGCACGGAGGTGCCGCTCTGGGTCCTCGGCTCGTCGCTGTACGGTGCACAGGTGGCCGCGGCACTGGGCCTTCCCTATGCCTTCGCCTCGCATTTCGCCCCTGCAGCACTGGAAAAGGCGTTCGAGGTCTACCGCCGCTACTTCCGCCCGTCGGAGACACTTGAAAAACCCTACGCGATGCTCGCGGTCAACGTCTTCGCGGCCGACACCGAAGGCGAAGCGCGACGGTTGAGAACCACCATGCAGCAGGCCTTCTATCGGCTGCGGACTGGCAAACCCGGCAAGCTGCCAGCCCCGGTTGACGACCTGTCGCAGGTGGTGCCGCAAGGCGCGATGCCGGCGCTGGACGAGGCACTGCGCATCAGTGCCGTCGGAGATCCTGCGCAGGTGGAGGCGCAACTGCGTACCCTGATCGCAGAGCACCGCCCGGACGAGGTCATCTTCACCGGCCAGATCCACGATCACGCGGCGCGTGTGAAGTCCTTCGCCATTGCGGCAGACGCGATGCAACGGATCTCCCGGGCCGAAGCTGCCTGA